The following coding sequences lie in one Pseudarthrobacter phenanthrenivorans Sphe3 genomic window:
- a CDS encoding bifunctional nuclease family protein — protein sequence MIEVEIVGVRIELPSNQPLVLLREMHGERHVPIWIGTPEASAIALAQQGVVPPRPMTHDLLVDVVESLGHSVVSVNIVAVEDNIFYGQLQFENGTTVSSRASDALAIALRAKCRIWCADSVMDEAGVRITEHDEGEDTEPGPTVDEERELRRFREFLDDVEPEDFDG from the coding sequence ATGATTGAAGTCGAGATTGTAGGCGTTCGCATCGAACTGCCTTCCAACCAGCCGCTGGTCCTGCTCCGGGAGATGCACGGCGAACGCCATGTTCCCATCTGGATCGGCACGCCGGAGGCCAGCGCCATCGCACTCGCCCAGCAGGGAGTGGTCCCGCCCCGTCCCATGACACACGACCTGCTGGTGGATGTGGTCGAGTCCCTGGGGCATTCGGTGGTCAGCGTGAACATCGTCGCCGTGGAGGACAACATCTTCTACGGCCAGTTGCAGTTCGAAAACGGGACCACGGTGAGTTCCCGGGCCTCGGACGCCCTTGCCATCGCGCTGCGGGCGAAGTGCCGCATCTGGTGTGCGGATTCGGTCATGGACGAGGCCGGTGTGCGCATCACCGAGCATGACGAAGGTGAGGACACGGAGCCCGGTCCCACTGTGGATGAAGAGCGCGAACTGCGCCGCTTCCGGGAGTTTCTGGATGACGTGGAGCCCGAGGACTTCGACGGCTAA
- a CDS encoding MerR family transcriptional regulator — MSPKGEAGGLKQPTAGVAVPASGAQGLLFTEDLPVLDEDAGYRGPTACKAAGITYRQLDYWARTGLVEPAVRGAAGSGSQRLYGFRDILVLKVVKRLLDTGVSLQQIRTAVEHLRERGVEDLAQITLMSDGASVYECTSADEVIDLVQGGQGVFGIAVGRVWREVEGSLASLPSEHAAEQSFPDDELSKRRAARKIS; from the coding sequence GTGAGTCCCAAAGGCGAAGCAGGCGGGCTGAAGCAGCCCACGGCTGGTGTTGCTGTGCCCGCGAGCGGTGCCCAGGGCCTCCTGTTCACTGAAGACCTTCCTGTGCTGGACGAGGACGCGGGCTACCGCGGTCCCACAGCCTGCAAGGCAGCCGGCATCACATACAGGCAGCTGGACTACTGGGCACGCACCGGACTGGTGGAGCCCGCAGTCCGCGGCGCTGCCGGCTCGGGATCGCAGCGTCTCTACGGCTTCCGGGACATCCTGGTCCTCAAGGTGGTCAAGCGGCTGCTGGATACAGGAGTGTCGCTTCAGCAGATCCGTACCGCAGTGGAACACCTCCGCGAACGCGGCGTTGAGGACCTTGCCCAGATCACGCTGATGAGCGACGGCGCGAGCGTCTATGAGTGCACCTCCGCCGATGAAGTGATTGACCTCGTCCAAGGCGGACAGGGTGTGTTCGGCATCGCCGTCGGGCGCGTATGGCGGGAAGTGGAAGGCAGCCTCGCGTCGCTTCCCAGCGAGCACGCGGCCGAGCAGTCCTTTCCGGACGACGAACTGAGCAAGCGACGGGCAGCCCGTAAGATCAGCTGA